Proteins encoded by one window of Gopherus flavomarginatus isolate rGopFla2 chromosome 11 unlocalized genomic scaffold, rGopFla2.mat.asm SUPER_11_unloc_1, whole genome shotgun sequence:
- the LOC127040866 gene encoding olfactory receptor 10A2-like yields the protein MEDPGIENETFVGTLILLGFDDLHDLQIFLFPLFFMVYLATTAGNILIIITVSADRSLHTPMYFFLGNLSFLEILYTSNIAPRMLVDLLRQDKCISFTSCITQLYVFCALGAVECFLLMLMSYDRYLAICQPLHYADSMNWNLCIKLAAGTWVWGFLLAAVLQLLLEKSLTLCGPNEIDHFFCDLTPLLKLSCSDTYMVKVAIFVSCCIVSLIPFLLTITSYIHILLAVLKIPSKCGKQRTFSTCSSHLIVVTTFYGTLTVTYIVSTGSQSIHLNKILSLLYVFVTPLFNPIVYSLRNKEVKEALRKLISKIIPFPDWSNIPHQFFFTRKA from the coding sequence ATGGAGGACCCTGGAATTGAAAATGAAACCTTTGTGGGCACATTGATACTCCTGGGCTTTGACGATCTCCATGATCTGCAGATTTTCCTCTTTCCCCTCTTCTTCATGGTGTATCTAGCGACCACGGCGGGGAATATCCTCATTATAATCACAGTATCAGCTGATCGCAGTCTTCACACGcctatgtacttcttcctgggtaACCTCTCCTTCCTGGAGATCCTGTACACCTCTAACATTGCCCCTAGGATGCTTGTGGACTTACTGAGACAGGACAAATGTATTTCCTTTACCAGCTGTATCACACAGTTATATGTCTTCTGTGCATTAGGGGCTGTTGAGTGTTTTCTCCTGATGCTCATGTCTTATGATCGGTACCTGGCCATTTGTCAGCCTCTGCACTATGCAGACTCAATGAACTGGAATCTTTGTATTAAGCTGGCTGCTGGTACATGGGTTTGGGGATTTCTgttggctgctgtgttgcaattGCTTCTGGAAAAATCTTTAACTCTTTGTGGCCctaatgaaattgaccatttcttttgtgacttgACGCCATTGCtgaaattgtcctgttctgacaCCTACATGGTGAAGGTAGCGATTTTTGTCTCATGTTGCATTGTATCACTGATCCCCTTCCTTCTGACCATCACATCCTACATTCATATCCTCCTGGCTGTCCTCAAAATCCCATCAAAGTGTGGGAAGCAGAGGACGTTCTCCACCTGTAGTTCTCACCTCATAGTAGTCACCACTTTCTATGGGACGCTGACCGTTACATACATTGTGTCCACGGGATCTCAGTCCATTCATCTCAACAAAATCCTTTCCCTGCTCTATGTCTTTGTGACTCCACTGTTCAATCCCATTGTGTATAGTCTGAGGAACAAAGAGGTTAAAGAAGCATTGAGGAAACTCATAAGCAAGATCATCCCTTTCCCTGACTGGTCAAATATTCCTCACCAATTCTTCTTTACAAGAAAagcctga